The sequence TCGGTAGGAGACGCGAGCAAGACAGCTTTTCAGACTCCATACAGAAATTTCTTTTATACCGTCATGCCATTCAGATTGAAAAATGCAGGTGCCACTTACCAACGAGCCATGGTAGccatcttccatgacatgatgcaccaAATAATGGAAGTTTATATCGATGATGTAGTAGTAAAGTCTCGAGCGCGCACATATCACCTTCAACATCTGAGGCATGTTTTCAACCGATGCAGGAAATATCATCTAAAAATAAATCCACTTAAATGTGTGTTTGGAGTCACCTCCGGGAAATTTTTGGGATTCGTCGTTACCAATGAGGGAATTCAGATCGATCCGGATAAAATTAAAGCAATCACTACTATGAGATCACCTAGGAACGTGAAGGAATTTCAGACATTTATTGGTAGAATATCTTACATACTAAGATTCATTCCAGGGTTAGCACAGTTGTTATGCGCGTTTATGCAAttattaaagaaaaacagacttTTCGAATGGGAAGAAGAGCAAGAACAGGCCTTCCAAAATCTCAAAGAATGTCTAACCAGCACGCGAGTCTTGCGTCCCCCTGTCAAAGGCGAGCCTCTCTATTTGTACACATCATTCACCAACATGGAAATTGGAGCATTCCTAGCTCAATACCTCGGCAACGATCAGCTACGACCAATCCACCACATCAACAAAGGATTCAGAGAAGCGGAATTCAGATACTTGAGGGCGGAGCAAGCATGTCTGGCATTAATCTATGCTACCCAAAGACTACGATCATACTTGCTCGCCCATGAGACTATAGTGATAGCAACATCCAACCCAGTCGCCTATCTAACGAAAAAACCTGTGTTGACCGGGAGGACGGCTCAATGGTTGTTACAATTATCCGAATTTGAGCTGAAGTACCAGCGAGAAAAGGGGGTAAGAGGACAGGCATTCGCATACTTGTTGGAAGCCTTCCTTGGAATGGACGAAATGGAAATAAGCGATGAAATACCCGGCGAAGTAGCATAACTCGAAGAAGAAGAACGTTGGACAATGTTCTTTGATGGATCTTCATATGACTCTTACAGAGGAGCTGGCATAGTTTTCGAAACACCTAAAAAAGAGCTGTTGTCCTTCGTTTTCAAGTTAGATTTCGAGTGTAGCAACAATTTAGCGGAGTACGAGGCTTTGATTCTCGGATTACGACTAGCGGAAGAACTCAACCTAGAAGCTATTAATGTCAAAGGAGACTCTAAGTTAGTGACAAATCAAATATCAGGGGACTTCCAAGTAAAAGAAGCGCATTTGGCTCCATATTGAGCAGAAGCGCAAGAGTTGATCGCGAGGAGAGGAAGCACTGTAATTGAGCACACCGGGAGATCTGGCAATAAAAATGCGGATGCCATGGATACGTTGGAAGCTAAGATTCAAATGAATGAATCTGATGAAGGAACTATAGTAGTAAAGAAGATGGTATTGCCAAGAACATGGAAGGAAGACGCCACATTCGAATTAAAAGATGATTAGAGGACAGCATAATCGAGATTTGACCAAAGGGACGGATGATCAGGTACTACCCACCAAAGTGTTAAAACAATTTGTTTTAATACGAGGAGCCTTATACTTTCGGACGTCCGGAGCAGCATTATCACGATGTGTAAGCAAGCCAGAAGCACATGAAATACTGAATCGCGTCCACGAGGAATCTTGCGGACAGACAGGAGGAATCCCGTTATACCGACGGTTGCAGAGAATGGGTGTTTACTGGCCAAACATGGCGGTCCAAGCAGCCGTAACACAGGACAAATGCGCAGACTGTCAAGCGCCCCCGCAACAAACTGAGATATGCAGTGCGGAAATAGTAGACTGGAGACATCCCTATGTAGACTTCCTCTGTCATGAGCGCCTACCATCAAACAGACAGGAAGCGTTGAAGATCCAAAGGAAATCCGGACGATTCTTCATGAGCGAGGGTGTCCTCTACAGAaaggtttttggggaaaaggtATTGCGCTGTCTATCACAGCAAGAGGCGGACGTAGTCATGACTACTACCCATGATAATGAACATCAAGGTATGCGGAAGTTGTTCCTACAGCTACATGAGGCAGGATACTACTGGACAACAATGGATCTCGATACCGCGGAACACGTAAGGAGATGTCAACAATGTCAAAGGCACGGACCGCTGATCCACGCCCGCACACCTGGCTGCATAGTGTTGTCACGCCATGGCCTTTTCATAGTTGGGGACTCGATATCATTGGACCGATTAATCCAACTTCTTCTGGACGCCAAAAATATATTATCACCGCAACTGAATACTCTACCAAATGGTTAGAAGCCATACCCCTCCGGGACTACTCAGGTGCCACAATTgccgcattcatcaaggagtataTCATTTGTTGATTTGGTGGACCTATGATCATACGCTCCGACAATGGTACATCCTTCGTCAATCAAACCGTTATAGAGTTATTGGTCCAGTATGGAGTCAAGTTCCACACCTCAGACTGTTTATTACCCGCAAGGGAATGGGCAGGCTGAGGCCACCAATAAAACACTCTTAAAGATATTAAGCCGGATGGTGTATGGTCACTACAGGAGTTGGAACGAGCAGCTTCCTCTCGCGCTTTGGGCCTATCGTATATCCAAAATAAGTTCCACAGGCGCATCCCCTTATTCCTTAGTCTATGGAGAAGATGCGACCCTCCAAGAAGAAATTGCCATACCTTCAGCACGGGTCGCCATGGCTAGCCTCACAACTCCGGACGATGTCATTCGGAACGCGCATTTGGATGCCCTAGAAGAACGACGAGCCAGGGCTGAGCGGTTTGCGGATAAATATCGACATCGGACAACACGATACTACAATCAAAGGGTGAAAGAGCGAGTTTTCAGTGTGAACGATGTAGTCATGAAAATCGCACCACATGTCCAACGAAATGAAAGTGCAGGTAAATTTGCAGCTAATTGGCAAGGTCCTTATATCATAGGTGAAGCCGCAGAGAGCGGATACTACTAGTTGAAACGGATGAATGGCTCGCGCATAGACACCCCTATCAATGGTAAATGGTTTAAAACCTATTATGCATGAACAACTTAATGTACGCCGGATAGCTTGaataataaaactatctattttatgattgaatatcttgtgatttGACATACAacctaatagtccaagaaagggctaggctccgtgcatggctttagatAAAGTGCACccatagtccaagaaagggctaggctccgtgcatggctttagatgaagtgcacccatagtccaagaaagggctaggctccgtgcatggctttagatgaagtgcacccatagtccaagaaagggataggctccgtgcatggctttagatgaagtgcacccaTGGTCTAAGAAAGGTATAGGCTCTGTGCATGGCTTTAGTTGAAGTGCACCCATAGTCCAAGAAAggtctaggctccgtgcatggctttagatgaagtgcacccatagtccaagaaagggctaggctccgtgcatggctttagatgaagtgcacccatagtccaagaaagggctaagctccgtgcatggctttatACGAAGCACACCCATAGTCCAAAAAAGGGATAGACTtcgtgcatggcttagatgaagtgcacccatagtccaagaaagggctaagCCCTGCGTATGGCCttaaaagataaaacaaaagagaacattcaaaaacaaaattcagAAGGAAACCCTCGTATGAAACATCATAAGAAAAGAAACAAATTTATTCATTAAATAACGCGACACACAAACAGAGACACAAGAGCCAAAGCATAGATAAATAAGAAGAAAGTGATTCAGCAAAGACTAACGCACTAATGACAAAACAGCGCTAGAACGCCTCGATCGGATACGAGCAAAGACCAAGTTATCTCTCATCCGCTCCATCCGCTCATGAGCTTTTACAAATAACTCAGATGTTGTAGCAGCAGCTATCACATTTTCCGCTGAAGAATCTACTTGACTAATACTAAGTTGATCGGCATACAAGTCCATAGCTTGAAAATATCGCGCGCGACTGACCCTTAACGCCTCTtcatattgttgaaccaattgaACATTACCAAACACAGTGGCCAGCAATAGCTCCACTTTCCGTCGTGCAAGAGACAAACGCAATTCTTTAACTGACTCTTCCGTTAGAATTATAAGACTAATACAAAGACTCACCTAATTATATatagactaaaaaaaaaaatcaacgacAACAAGAAATTTCTTGATCCACATCTTGCATCATAAAAAATGCCTCATCACTTTGAGAAATAGCTGCAGCCAGCGCCACCCACAACTCACCAAGCCTCTGATCCACCTCAAACAAAATTTGCTCTGACGCATTATTTTGACGAGTCATCCGGGAAGTCTTTTCCTGCTCCTCTAACGTTATGCGAGCATATCCTTGCACAACAAGTCGATGAGTTTGTAAATCCTTTAACTCATCCTTTAACACCAGCAGCCGCGACAATGCAACCGACTTAAGAGTAGGACGTATTAAGGTGCGCGCCACACATAGAGACAAAGCATAACCATGCATTCGACGGATGGGAAAATGTACGACCGGAGTATtatattccacaataacttgtacGATATCCGCCAGAGCAACATTTATCTCTCGAAGCAATCAATCTGGCAAGTCGCGGGCAGAAACAGCGTCATCAAGAGCGTTATGAACCTCAGCAGCAACGGGTCTGGACGACTGGAGTGCTCGAGCCTTAAGAAATGCTTCATAACATCGGTCAAATTGAGCCCGAGTCTCAGCACGACTCGCCACTCTCCTCCCCCTGATCAACTCTATCTCAGCTTTTACAAGTCGTAAGCGACTCAACTCGGATCCCTCCCTATAAGAGGTTGTCAGCGATGGTACAGAAGCTAAAGACAACACATAGCCATGTAAGTGCATAGCCATAAAACCCTAAAGcaaattttgataaataaaatatactttaGATAACACGATAATCtaggtaaaaaaaattaattaaacaaAGAAAGCCAAATGATGGTTTACTAATCAAGCAATGTATCCCATATAAATATACTTTAGATAACACGATAATCtaggtaaaaaaaattaattaattaattaaaattattattattaatcatTAAAGTAAAGAAGAACCGACTACAAGAGAGCGACAGAAAGAAATGTCTTCGTCCAAATCTTGCATCATTTGTTGAGCCTCTTCATAGTGAAGGGTAGAATTAGTAATAGCACTCTGCGTGTCTTCTAATATCTGATGAACTTCAAGCATAATCTCATCAGAAGCACAAGATCGCTGAGCTACgtctaaagtcttcaattgatcaTCATGAGCTTTCCGAGCCTCATCCAAGATCATCAAACGATTAGTCTGCAGCACACCAACTTCATCTTTCAGAACAAGTAAACGAGCTAATTCTACCTTCATGTCATAAGGATGAACAAGGGAGGATACTGCACACATAACTAAAGCACACACGCGGAGGGGCGGATCCCCTTGTTGAGAAATGGAAACACGACAGTCGACTATTGTTTGCTCAATATCCGTTGTCATGATTAACGACTCTTGATATAAACGATCAGCTTTATTTCGAACAGCTAAAGCATTATCTAAAGCGCGACGGATAGACATAGAAACACGTTCGGACACTCGCGTACCTCGATCCATTGAGTAAGTTTCATGATGTTCATCAAAACAAACACGCGCGGACGTCCTGTTCTCCATCCTGATATCCCTAAGAATTCCTACCTCAGCCCTTACAAGCAATAAACGAGCTAATTCACGTTCCCTTTCATAAGAAACAACCAATGACGGCACACGACCTAAGGCTAAAACATACCCATGAAGGCGACGAGCCATCAATGAATATTTAATGAATGAGTAATGATAACAATAAAATAGCCAAACAAAAGAAAAGCATGAACAAACTAAAAACATCCAAACATACCACCCTTATTTTTTTATAATATAACCAAAGGAACCATAGTTAATATCGCCCAACCCCCATAATAAATGTACTCCCtacgttactttttaataggccagtttctttttttgagaaaattaaggaaattaagagaactaattattgaaagtggtcctctagacacttgtcaataaaagaagtgaagtgaaatggtccccatgacacttgtcagccaaagaaataagtgaaatgctccacataacacttgtcatcaaaagaagttaaaagaaaagtggtcccagaaaattaaagtaacatttgattttcccaattaggaaactggcctatttttttgaaatatttatttatagaaactggcctattaaaaagtaacagaGGGAGTACCAAATTAAACAAACATTAAAAAATCAGAAGACCCTCAGAGCCTCACCAGAAGAAGATAGTTCAAACAATTAAAGTTAAAATATGTACAGAGCCACTAGCTCAGATCGCTTCCTGGTTAAATGACCATTAATTTCCTCGGCGGCGTCTCGAGCGGCTTTCAACTCTTGTGAAACACGATCCACATCCGCCATGAGCTGGTCGTACGCTTTCTTTTTCGCATCCGCAACACCGAACAGCCGCTGGTACTCCCACTCCAGGTCCTCAATTTCACGAGGAAGAGTGGTCCGCGCGCTATGACTAGCCTTCACTGAATCCAACAGATCCTTGAGCCAATGGACAGGAAACCGAAAATCCAGCATGGTTTGAAGATTGGCGTCCCACCTCCTCAAGGTATCCGGATCCGTGGGAGACTCCTCCACCATAGAAAGCCTCTCCGCCATATCTAATAGATCTTCAGTAGACACGATCAAATAATTAATAGGAATCTCATCATGGATACACATGTGACCAAACTTCTCCACTATGCGACGATAGGTAGCAGCTCTGGTGGAAGGAACCCAGAAACCGTGCACCAAAGCATAACGGTTATCTAAACCCGCTTCCACAGAAGAAACAAGATGCGGATACAAGAACTTGGGATCCTCCGGCGTGGCCATTAAATCAGCATCCGCATATACCCCTCGAGACACTTTAGACGACGATTTTTGACGCTTTCCACTAGCACTGCCAGACTCGCTCCTCCTAGTGGAAAGAATCGAACCACTCCCCTTCTCCTGAGCACCGTCGCGCTTTCCCATATcctaaaaggagaaaaaaaaacatactggATTAGAAGGGAGGGAATCAGTAGAATAATGAACTGATTGGcgagaagaagagaatgaactagacacAGCCGGACCCGAATGTCCTGAGAAATAAATGAATCAAAAAGTGTGTGAATGTTTTTAAAAGAAGAAGGCAGGAGATACATTTATAGGCGATTAAACGCATTAAACAAGTTGCAGCGGAAATATTTTGACCGACACGTGTCGGTGTAACAAACAGACGTAATAATAGGCACGGCCACAAGATTCACAAAGGAAGTAAAGGCTAACCTGGGGGACCACCTTGGATACCACTGCCTCCTTAAGATCCATCATTGATGACCGGTACGAATCGGATTCATTCTTATCACCTAACATATCGTAAGGAGTAAGTAGAGGATGAAGAGGATCTTTAATCTTTCGAACAATTAAAGGAAGAACAGGGTAAAGAGTCATACGAGTAGAGATCCTCTCACGACCGCCCGGATTGACTGATCGACCCAGATGGTGCTCTACGCGTTCAATAAAGGTGCTTGGGGATGACACCCTTCTAGGATCCTGCGGCGAAAAGGAAGTAGAAACGTTAGCATCTCGGAAAGAAGGCAACCGCGGATTAGGCAATATACCGGCATCCCGCCTCATATTTTTAGAAATCCGATCGCCTCTCCAGTCCTCAAGGGGAAGGTTAATATATTCCTCAATCATAAGACCTCTAGGTTTGCAGCCGATAGGAAGAGAATTCTAGCAACGCGCGATGAACGGAAAATAgataagcaagggacttaattgAAATGTatcattaaaaagaaaagaaagaatacCTTAGACGGGGGAGGAGATGCAGAATGAGTAATCTGCAGAGGCTTCACAAGAGGGACACGCCTTCTCTTCTTAGAACTATACGAAGGAGGAACACTTCCATTCCCATCCCTTTGAGAAGGTTCATCAGCCAAAGGAGGACCCCAGCTGGTCGAGCAAGAGAGACGACCTTTGTTACTAGAAGACATCTTATACCTCTTGGAAACCTCAGCACTCAATTTCACACGACCAGAGGCGTGCATCTCCTTATAGTCACTTTCAGTCAAAGCACGAGGAGCGCAAGGCTCCTTGGTGAGAAGATTGAGGATGCTTCGGTTGATGTTATCGCGATACCTAAGCCATTCAATAGTAACATGAGCTTGACGACGATCTTGAGGATAGTTGAGATCAAAGAAACATTGACGGTCGCACATCTGAAGCCCGCTCTTGAAGATGAAACGATCAAAACTTTTCTGGACCTCCACATCTTCACTGATTGAAGAAGGAAAGTAGACATAAAAAGGAGCCCCTTGATCAAAACCCAACTGTTGAGCGACACGGACAGTGTTGTATGATTCAGAAGAGAACCTCCCCCCATAAAAACCAGGAAGACGCTCGGGTAAAACAGATAAGAGCATATCAAACTCATCCGCTGAAGGTACCTCTGATGAAGAGATCCTCCGTGGGACCTTGCTGACAAAATTAT comes from Papaver somniferum cultivar HN1 chromosome 7, ASM357369v1, whole genome shotgun sequence and encodes:
- the LOC113296272 gene encoding uncharacterized protein LOC113296272 — its product is MIRGQHNRDLTKGTDDQVLPTKVLKQFVLIRGALYFRTSGAALSRCVSKPEAHEILNRVHEESCGQTGGIPLYRRLQRMGVYWPNMAVQAAVTQDKCADCQAPPQQTEICSAEIVDWRHPYVDFLCHERLPSNRQEALKIQRKSGRFFMSEGVLYRKVFGEKVLRCLSQQEADVVMTTTHDNEHQGMRKLFLQLHEAGYYWTTMDLDTAEHAEATNKTLLKILSRMVYGHYRSWNEQLPLALWAYRISKISSTGASPYSLVYGEDATLQEEIAIPSARVAMASLTTPDDVIRNAHLDALEERRARAERFADKYRHRTTRYYNQRVKERVFSVNDVVMKIAPHVQRNESAGKFAANWQGPYIIGEAAESGYY